In Methylomagnum ishizawai, one DNA window encodes the following:
- a CDS encoding ABC transporter ATP-binding protein/permease translates to MNDNEVILDRRTWDRFVTVVKNLKSSGIGRQAALMFGLLFLLLLGVNGLNVLSSYVGRDFMTAIEHRDTQDFVAQAFVYVGVFALATAVAVLYRYTEERLGLLWREWLTRRLVGFYLEHPTYYRLNDRLAENGEVHNPDQRIAEDVKAFTTTTLSFALMLLNSAFTVLAFSGVMWSISPVLFAVTVLYSLFGSYMTFVLGRPLVGFNYAQFDKEATFRSDLIHVRENAESIAILRREGRVKGRILRHFDEVVANFRKIITINRNLGFFTTGYNSMVQIIPALVVAPMFMRGEAEFGVITQAAMAFAHLLGAFSLVVTQFQSISSFAAVIARLGALAEAMEQARTPRLCAIETHADGGHLGYEHLTLRAQNNHGHVLVEDLSIDIPEGRRVLVTGPDHGASVALFRATGGLWDLGAGCVAHPGLDQMMFLPERPYLPPGTLRESLLRTGQEHAVDDRQIMAVLEALRLEALVERAGGLDVEQQWGSLLSLAEQQWVAFARLFIAAPRFALLDRLGSALDAEQIARLLAMLDERGITYLHFAPPGEPRQAYDAVLELSGTGPWTWTLLRPEPS, encoded by the coding sequence ATGAACGATAACGAAGTCATCCTCGACCGGCGAACCTGGGATCGGTTCGTCACGGTCGTCAAGAACCTCAAATCCTCCGGGATCGGCCGCCAAGCCGCCCTGATGTTCGGCCTGCTATTCCTGCTGCTGCTGGGCGTCAACGGCCTGAACGTGCTGAGCAGCTACGTGGGCCGCGACTTCATGACCGCCATCGAACACCGCGACACCCAGGATTTCGTCGCTCAGGCCTTCGTCTATGTCGGCGTGTTCGCCCTGGCCACGGCGGTGGCGGTCCTCTACCGCTACACCGAGGAACGGCTGGGCCTCCTCTGGCGCGAATGGCTGACCCGGCGGCTGGTCGGCTTCTACCTGGAACATCCCACCTATTACCGCCTCAACGACCGGCTGGCGGAAAACGGCGAAGTCCACAACCCCGACCAACGCATCGCCGAGGACGTGAAAGCCTTCACCACCACCACCCTGTCCTTCGCCCTGATGCTGCTCAACAGCGCCTTCACCGTGCTGGCGTTCTCCGGGGTGATGTGGAGCATCAGCCCCGTGCTGTTCGCGGTGACAGTGTTGTATTCACTGTTCGGCTCTTATATGACCTTCGTGCTGGGGCGGCCCTTGGTCGGCTTCAACTACGCCCAGTTCGACAAGGAAGCCACCTTCCGCTCCGACCTCATCCATGTGCGCGAGAACGCCGAATCCATCGCCATCCTGCGCCGCGAGGGCCGGGTCAAGGGCCGCATCCTGCGCCATTTCGACGAAGTGGTCGCCAATTTCCGCAAGATCATCACCATCAACCGCAACCTGGGCTTCTTCACCACCGGCTACAACTCCATGGTGCAGATCATCCCGGCCCTGGTGGTGGCCCCGATGTTCATGCGCGGCGAGGCCGAGTTCGGCGTCATCACCCAGGCGGCGATGGCCTTCGCCCACTTGCTGGGCGCGTTCTCGCTGGTGGTGACCCAGTTCCAGTCGATCTCCTCGTTCGCGGCGGTCATCGCCCGCCTGGGCGCACTGGCCGAGGCCATGGAGCAGGCGCGGACGCCCCGGCTCTGCGCCATCGAAACCCACGCCGACGGCGGCCATCTGGGCTACGAACACCTGACCTTGCGCGCCCAGAACAACCACGGCCATGTCTTGGTCGAGGATTTGTCCATCGACATCCCGGAAGGACGGCGGGTCTTGGTCACGGGACCGGACCACGGCGCCAGTGTGGCCTTGTTCCGCGCCACCGGGGGCTTATGGGACTTGGGGGCGGGCTGTGTGGCGCATCCGGGGCTGGACCAAATGATGTTCCTGCCGGAGCGGCCTTATCTACCGCCCGGAACCCTGCGCGAATCGCTGCTGCGCACCGGCCAGGAACACGCGGTCGATGACCGCCAGATCATGGCCGTATTGGAGGCGCTGCGCCTGGAAGCCCTGGTCGAGCGGGCGGGCGGGCTGGATGTCGAACAACAATGGGGCAGCCTGTTGTCGCTGGCGGAACAGCAATGGGTGGCCTTCGCCCGGCTGTTCATCGCCGCGCCCCGGTTCGCCCTGCTGGACCGGCTAGGCTCGGCCCTGGACGCCGAGCAGATCGCCCGGCTGCTGGCGATGCTGGACGAGCGCGGCATCACCTATCTCCATTTCGCCCCGC